The sequence below is a genomic window from Halomonas halophila.
TTCCCGCTCCATTCGAAGGTTTCTCTCCACCGGTCAGGCCAAGGCTCGCGTCACGAGCTGGAACGCCAGCCCGGTCGATCTCATTTCCCGCTCCAGATTGTCTTAAGCACTTCTCTGATCACCGGTCCGGCCTGATGCGCCTGTCCGGGATGTCGTGTTGGTGCCCTGGCGTCTTTCCTCGCCATGCCGCAAGCGCATGCTTTCTGCAAAGCCACCCGACTCGTTCGCCCGCGATTGAATTTGGCGGAATCGTCCCCATGATAGTGGGCCTTCGACGACATTCACCCAAGTACACAGGACTGCTCATGGCCGAACCGGCGCTGTCCATTCGTGGCCTGACCAAGGTCTACGGCAATGGCTTCCAAGCCCTCAAGGGCATCGACCTCGATGTCGAGCAGGGCGACTTCTACGCCCTGCTGGGCCCCAACGGTGCGGGCAAGTCCACCACCCTCGGGGTGGTCTGTTCGCTGGTGCAGAAGACGGCCGGCAAGGTCTCGATCTTCGGCATCGACATCGACAAGGACTTCGCCAAGGCGAAGTATCATCTCGGCGTGGTGCCCCAGGAATTCAACTTCAACCAGTTCGAGAAGGTCATCGACATCGTGCTGGCCCAGGCCGGCTACTACGGCATGTCGCGCCGCGAGGCCCTGCCGCGCGCCGAGGAGCTGCTGCGCGACCTGGGGCTGTGGGACAAGCGCAACGGCAGCGCCCGCATGCTCTCCGGCGGCATGAAGCGCCGGCTGATGATCGCCCGCGCCCTGATGCACCGCCCCAAGCTGCTGATCCTCGACGAGCCGACCGCCGGGGTCGACATCGAACTGCGCCGCAGCATGTGGGAGTACATGCGTCGCATCAACGAGAAGGAAGGCACCACCATCATTCTCACCACCCACTACCTGGAAGAGGCCGAAAGCCTGTGCCGGCGCGTGGGCATTATCAACCACGGCGAGATCATCCGTGACACCAGCGTGCGCGACCTGCTCGCCGAGCTGGACACCGAGACCTTCCTGCTCGACCTGGCGCATCCGCTCGAGGAAGCGCCCGCCATCGACGGCTTCGACGTGCGCAAGTCCGACGACGCCCAGCTGGCGGTGATGGTCCATCGCGGCCAGCGCCTGAACGACGTCTTCGACGCCCTGGGTCAGCAGGGCATCGAAGTGGTCTCGATGCGCAACCGCGCTAACCGACTCGAGGAAATGTTCGTCTCCATGGTGGAAGAGGGGCAGAAATCCGCTAAATCCGACCAGGAGGCCCGTTCATGAACGCCACCCAGATCGCCATTGCCCTCTGGACGCTGGTGTCCAAGGAGATCCGCCGCTTCACCCGGATCTGGCCGCAGACGCTGCTGCCGCCGTCGATCACCATGACCATGTACTTCATCATCTTCGGCAACCTGATCGGATCGCGCATTGGGGCCATGGATGGCTACAGCTACATGGACTTCATCGTGCCCGGCCTGATCATGATGGCGGTGATCACCAACAGCTACTCCAACGTCGCCTCGAGCTTCTTCTCCAACAAGTTCCAGCGCAGCGTCGAGGAGATGATGGTCTCGCCGATGCCCAACTGGGTCATCCTCGCCGGCTTCGTGCTGGGCGGCATGGCGCGCGGCCTGGGCGTGGGCGTCATCGTCACCTTCGTGTCGCTGTTCTTCACCCGCATCGACGTGGCCCATCCGCTGTTGACCATCGTGGTGGTGGTGCTGACCGCGGCGCTGTTCGCCATCGGCGGCTTCATCAACGCGCTGCTGGGCAAGAAGTTCGACGACATCTCCATCGTGCCGACCTTCGTGCTGACGCCGCTGACCTACCTGGGCGGGGTGTTCTACTCGATCTCGCTGCTGCCGGCCTTCTGGCAGGGCGCCTCGATGCTCAACCCGATCCTCTACATGGTCAACGTCTTCCGATACGGCTTCCTGGGCGTCTCCGACATCCCCGTGGGCTGGGCCCTGACCGCCATCCTCGGCTTCATCGTGGTACTGTTCGGCATCGCCCTGTGGATGCTCAACAACGGCAAGGGCATCAGGAGTTGACCATGGCACACCAACGACCCGAGACGCTCGCAGAGGCCCCGCTGGGCCGCGAGTCCGCCTACCCGGAGCACTACGACGCCGGGCTGCTGTACCCGATTGCCCGCGCCGCCAACCGCGCGCCGCTGGGCATCGAGGAGGGCGCGCTGCCGTTCGTCGGCGAGGACGAATGGCACGCCTTCGAGGTCTCCTGGCTCAATGCCCGCGGCAAGCCCATCGTCGCCGTGGCGCGCTTCCGGCTGCCGGCCGAGTCGCCGCGGCTGATCGAGTCCAAGTCGTGGAAGCTCTACCTCAACAGCTTCAACCAGACCCGCCTGGCCTCGCAGGACGAGGCCCGGGCGATCATGGAGCGCGACCTCTCCGCCGCGGCCGGCGCGCCGGTGGCCGTGGAGCTGTTCGGCGTCGACGACGCGGCGCTCGCCCCGCGCCGCCTGCCGGGGGAGTGCATCGACGAGCGTGACATCGAGGTCGAGGACTACACGCCCAGCGCCGAGCATCTGGCCACCGGCGACGAGATCGTCGAGGAAACGCTGCATTCGCACCTGCTCAAGTCCAACTGCCCGGTCACCGGCCAGCCCGACTGGGGCAGCGTGATGATCCGCTACCGCGGGCCGCGCCTCGATCGCGACGGCCTGCTGCGCTACCTGATCGGCTATCGCCAGCATCAGGACTTCCATGAGCACTGCGTCGAGCACATCTTCATGGACCTGATGGAACGGGCGAAGCCTGAGCGGCTGCTGGTGCTGGCGCGCTACGTGCGCCGCGGCGGCCTCGACATCAGCCCCTGGCGCGGCACCCCCGGGGAGCAGCCGCCGACGCCGCTTCGTCTGGCGAGACAGTAGGGCTTTTCCGCCACCAGACTCGGCACGACAGCCATCGAGCGGCTTGATAGAGTATCGAGAACCTTTCTCGTCTGACCTCGGCAAGGAGACACCGATGGATGCGATGACGCTGCTGCAACAACGCAGCTCCATGGGCAAGCTGATGGCCCCGGCCCCCAACGCGGAACAGCTCGAGGCGATGTACCGGGCCGCGCTGCGTGCTCCGGACCACAAGGAGCTCCGGCCCTGGCGCTTCATCGAGTTCTCGGGCGACGGGCTCGACCGCCTCGGCGAGCTGTTCGCCGAGGCCGAGCGGGTCGAGAACCCCGATGCCCCGGAGGCCGTGCTCGAGGGCGCGCGCAAGAAGCCCAGGCGCGCACCGATGATCATCGCCGTGGTCGCCAGGGTCACCCCGGACGAGCCCAAGGTGCCGCGGGTCGAGCAGGTGATCTCCGCCGGCTGCGCCGCCCACGGCCTGCTGCTGGCCGCGCACGCCCAGTGCCTGGGCGCCATGTGGCGCACCGGCAAGTACGCCTTCGACGCCACCGTGCGCGAAGGGCTCGGCCTGGCCGGGCAGGACGAGCTGGTCGGCTTCCTCTATCTGGGGCAGATCGGCGGCCGCCACCGCCCGGTGCCCGAGCACGACCTCGACGCCTTCGTCGAGCGCTGGAGCTGAGCATGCGCGAGCTCGGCGTTCCCCATCCGCGCCTGCCGCTGCCGTCGGCGGGCGGGGAAGACGATCCGGCGGCCTTCCTGGCCTGGCTGCGCGAAGCCATCCCGATGGTCGAGCATCTCGGTATCGAGGCCATGCGGCGCGACGGCGAGGCGCTGGAATGGCGGCTCGCCATCGCCCCGAGCCTCAACGACAAGGGCACCGGCTTCGGCGGTGCCCTGACCGCCCAGACCACGCTGCTCGGCTGGTGCTGGGCCACGCTCTGGCTGCGGCGTCACGGTGTTGAGCGCGACGTGGTGGTGGCCGAGGCCAGTCAGCGCTTCCTGGCGCCGGTGACCGGCGACTATCGGCTGGTCTGCACGCCGGAGAGCGATGACGGCCCGGCGCGCCTCGAGGAGCGTCTGGCGGAGCGGGGCAGGGGGCGCATCGCCCTGGTGCAGCGCCTGTACTGCGGCGAGACCCTGTGCCTCGAGGCCCGCGGCGACTACGCCGTGCGCCCGGCAGGCTGAGCCACCGGGCCCGATCTGCAAGAAATCGAAAAAACCACTTGCGTACACGGACTTAAGTGGATAATATACGCCCCGTTCTCGAGGCAAAGGCAGCAAGCCAAACGGTTCGAGAGCCAAAATGCGGAGGGGTGTCCGAGTGGTCGAAGGAGCACGCCTGGAAAGTGTGTAAGTCGAAAGGCTTCGAGGGTTCGAATCCCTCCCCCTCCGCCAAGAATTCTAAAAAAGCCGCTGAGCCATCAGCGGCTTTTTTGTGTTTGTGTCCCTCCTCATCCCCCGCTTTTGCCCATCGGCGTCGCTCCGATGCCCGGTCCCGGAATCGCCCCGGATCTCCTGAACACTTTCAGGTTCAATGTCGCCGTTCGTCCTCCATGGATGACAGGTCATGCTTGGGCCGATCTGAAACTGCTCGGCAACGCGGTCCAGTCGAGGCAGGCGGTTTGACCTTTGGGTCGCACAAGGGTTCTAGGCTAAAAGTTTCATGGAAACCATGGCCGAAGCGCCTGGCCATGAATGCCACGCGCGCGAATGCCTGTCAGGCACTGAAGGAGGTGAATGCCCATGAACAGCGTCTCATCGGCGTCTTCCGCACCGCACAAGACGGCCCGTGTCTACCGTATGAAGACGGACGAGCACCTGTGTCCGTTTGGCCTGAAGACCGTGGATCTGCTCAAGCGCAAGGGCTATCGGGTCGAGGATCACCCCCTCGCCTCGCGGGACGCGATCGAGGAATTCAAGGAGCAGGCCGGTGTCGATACCACGCCCCAGGTTTACATCGGCGAGGAGCGCGTAGGAGGCTATGAGGAGGTTCGCGCCCACCTGGGAATGAGCGTGCCCGGCGAGAAGGAGACCACCTATCAGCCGGTCATCGCCATCTTCGCGATTTCCTTGCTGATCGGCCTGGCGGTGAGCTGGGCGGCCAGTGGCACTCTGGTATCGCCACGCATGCCCGAGTATGCGGTTGCCACCGCCATGGTGCTGCTGGGGCTCCAGAAGCTGCAGGATGTCGAAAGCTTCAGCACCATGTTCCTCAACTATGACCTGCTCGCCCAGCGCCATGTCCCTTACGGCTACGTCTACCCCTTCGCTGAGGCCCTGGCCGGTATCCTGATGCTGGCAGGCGCCCTGATCTGGCTCGCGGCGCCACTGGCGCTGTTCATTGGCACGGTAGGGGCCGTGTCGGTCTTCAAGGCCGTCTACATTGACAAGCGGGAGCTCAAGTGCGCCTGCGTGGGCGGCAACAGCAACGTGCCCCTGGGCTTCGTCTCCTTGACCGAGAACCTGGTCATGATGGGGATGGGGCTCTGGATGCCGCTGAAACAGCTCATCCTGTGAATGATACGTAGGCGGATGGCCGAGTCCTCGGATCGTACACCCGAATACCAAGAGGCTAACCCGACGCCGGCGGGCGCGGTTGCCGCGGGCGCGAAGGCATGATCGGGGCCGGCAGCTTCGCCCTGAGCGGCCGGGTGACACCGAGCTTCGGCGTGCTTCAGGCTTCGCCGAGCTGGAGCGACTACCCGGAGATCAACCGTGCCCCTGGGGGTACCTGATATCGAAGCTCATGGCACGGGCCGGGCGGTGGCTGCTGGCCGGCGGGCCGGTCCGGATACCAGATGCGGCACTCACCGGGCGGTGGCTGGTGGCCGCTGGGCACAGGGGTTCCGTACCGGTGATAGTCATCTCCGCGATGTCGATCCTCGTATCCTCCATAGCCACCGTATCCGTCTGCGTACGCCACGCAGCCGGCCAATGTTCCCAGCAGCCCCAGTGCGGCGCCAATCCTCGCGATTCCGATCATGACGTCCTCGGTGGGGAAGTGAAGCGACGGTCATTCTAGCCACCGTGGCAGGCAGGGCTGGCTCTCCACGGGTTCTTTCACGATATTGCCTCCAGCTGTTGCCTTTTTGCCACAGGGGCATCCCGGCAATGTCGGTTAACTTGCAGGTGACACTTGCCGCCGCACATCGCCGGGAGAGTTACCATGCGTTTTCCTCATATGCTGCTGTTCATCATTGCCCTGGCGAGCCTGGTGGGATGCAGCTATCAGCCTGCCCGGATCAGCTCGGTGCCGGCCATCATCATCGATGACGATGTCTACCACCGTGATCGCGACTGGGAAGACCGTGACTGGGATGACGATGACCGCTGGGAGCGAAGGAGAGAGTGGGAACGGGAGCGTCTCGAGGAGGCGTACGAACGCCGGGAGGAGCGTCGTGAGCGTGAACGTGAGCGTGAACGTGAGCGCTGGGAGGAGGCCAGGGAGCGTCAAAGAGAGCGCTGGGAAGAGGCGCACGAGCGATGGGATTGACCGCGCTTGCGCGATGACGGCTGGGGCGGCTGACTGGCTAAGGGAGGTCCGGTGCCGCCGTTGAGCCTCCGGTTTGCCTGTTTGGCCCCTCCATGAGTAGCCTTTCCGTATCCGGCCTGCCGGCGCCTCCGAGGCTCATGCTGCATGATCCTGCGCGTTTCCTTCCCGAATATCCTGCTGTCGTGCGGCCTGCGCCCGATGCTGGCGGCCATGGTGCTGCTGTTCTTGCTCTCCACCGGCGCCATGGCGTCGTCGGGGCCGCCGCCGAGCATCGAGAGCGTCGCCATGCTGGCCGATCCGGGAGGGCAGTGGCAGGCAAAGGAGCTGGCCGGCCGGGAGGATGCCTTCCGGCCGGTCGAGACCAGGGCTGATCTGAGCATCGGCTACACCGGCCATCCGGTGTGGCTGCGCTTGCGGGTCTCGGGCGGGGCGCATGGCGCGAGCGAGGCCGTGCTGCGCTTCGTCTATCCGTTGCTGGAGCACGTCTCGCTCTATCGGGTCCAGGGCGGCGCGATCGCGGAGGTGTGGCAGAGCGGGCTGGTGGTGCCGCCCGAGCGGCGGGCGGTGGCGCACCGCTTGCCCGCCTTTCCGCTGAATCTCGAGGCCGGCGAGACCGCCACGCTGCTGGCGAGAGTGGAAAGCGCCGGTAGCATGGCGCTCGGCGTCGAGCTGCTGAGCCTCGAAGCCTTCCGGGTCGCCAACGACCGGGAGATGTTCTGGCTCTCCGCCTACGTCGGCCTGCTGGTGGCGCTGGGCGCCTATAACCTGCTGCTGTTCGTCGGGCTCCAGGAGCGCGTGTTCCTGCTCTATGCGCTGTTCGTCGGCAGCTTCTGCGTGGCGGTCATCACCGCCAACGGCCTCGGGCCATTGCTGCTGTGGAGCGGGCTGGGCGAGGCGACGGTTCGCTTCGTCACCTTAGGCTTCACGCTCTCGGCGGCGCTGGGCACGCTCTTCGCCCAGCAGTTCCTGCGTACCCGGCATTTCGCGCCGCGCTGGCACCGGGCCCTGCGCTGGCTGCTGGTGGCATGCCTGGCGGGCGTGGTCGGCGCCGGCCTTCTGCCGCGCCGCGGGGCCCTGCAGCTGATGGACGTGGTCGGGCTGGTGACCTGCCTGTCGCTGCTGGCCTGTGCCGTCACCTGTGCCTACCGCCGCGTGCCGGGCGCCAGGCTGTTCGTGCTGGCCTGGGCCTTCCTGCTGGTGGGCGCGTCGATCTTCGCCCTGCGCAATCTCGGCATCATTCCCTCGAACGCCTTCACGCTGTACGGCATCCAGGCGGGATCGGCGCTGGAGATGCTGCTGCTGTCCTTCGCGCTGGCGGCGCGCTTCAATACGCTCAAGCGCCAGAAGGAGAAGGCCCAGGCGCAGCTGGTGGCATCGCTGAAGACCCAGGAATCGATCCTCGAGAAGCGCGTCGCCGAGCGCACCGCGGAGCTCGAGGAGATGGCCCGCCAGGACACCCTGACCGGGCTGTTGAACCGCACCGGACTGGCCGATCGCGCGGCGGCGGCCTGGGGGCGCCGCGAGAAGAACGGCAGCCCGTTGGCGGTGCTGATGCTGGATCTCGACGACTTCAAGCCGATCAACGACCGCTTCGGCCACGCCACGGGCGACAGCGTCATCCAGGTCATCGCCGGGCGGCTGCGCCACCAGATACGCCAGCACGACCACTGCGCCCGCATCGGCGGCGACGAGTTCCTGGTGCTGTGTGAGGACCTGAGCGGCCTCGAGGAGGTCGAGGCGCTGAAGCAGCGCCTGGATGCTGCGATCCGCCAGCCGGTCCGGCTCTCGGACGACACGGCGATCCGGGTGGGCGTCAGCATCGGGATCGGCTTCGATGCCTCCGGCACCCAGGACCTCGAGTCGCTGATGCGCCGCGCGGACGCGGCGATGTATGCCAGCAAGCGTGACGAGCGGCGGCGCGCCGAAGGCTCGTGATGGCCGGCCGGGGAAAGCGATGCTTAACGAGCGTGGTCCGAGAGGCCGATCAGTCGGTCGGTGCGCTGGGCGCTGAGCCGCTGGATCAGCCGCCGCAGTCGACGTCGTTGTCGCCAGGACGCGAGGCGCTTGGTGTCCCAGCTCGCCGGCGTCAGGGCACACTGATCCCCGCGATCCTCGAGCCGGAAACGCCGCTCGGCGCCGACCGGCATGTCCTCTGGCCCGTAGATGCCGATGAGTCGGATCGTCAGGCTGTGCAGCACCAGATCATCCGCCGGGCGATGGCCGGCCATCTCGATGCCCTCCAGCTCGGCGATGCTGTGGATCAGCCCGGAAAAGGTGCCGATGTGCAGGAAATCGCCCGAGTCCAGCGGCCCCTGTCGGGTGTCATGCCGCCCGGCACTCGGGTCGTGGCGCCGCTCGGGGGGAGCCCCGTCGTGCGTGGTCGTGTTGCCCCGCGTCTCGTCACCTTCGCTGTACTGCTGCTCGCGGTCGGTCACGTCTACGGTGATGGTGCCCCGCGAGGTCTCGAGGTCGGCGACGATGTACTCGAGGAAGATCGATTCGGCGCTCATGTTGCTGATGATGCACAGGGCATCGATGTCGCGTTTCTTGCCGCGGTTGATCAACAGCCTAGGGCGCCGCTGTCGGCGAAAGCCCCAGTAGAGCAGCTGCGCATACACCAGCCAGATGGCCAGCGTGACCAGGTTGATGAAGACGACCAGCACGTCCCGGTGCTGCGCTAACCATTCGAACATGACGTTCCCTGTCGTTGCCTCGCGGATCGCTCCCCAGCCTAAAGCAAAAGCCCCGGCGCTGTCCTGGCGGCGGTGGGCGCTCGGGGTTCTGGCGGACCCTGGCGTCCTCGGAGCGTCGCGTTTCTGTTAGTGATTTCTTACGTCCGGCGGCGTCGATGCCATGCGGCCGGAAGCCGGGAGGCGCGTCATGATGGAGTCATGGCGTGCACCCGGCCACCAGGGCCCGGGTCAGGTCGGGCCATGGACGGCCCGTGCATGCCAGGGACTCGGTGAGCGCCCGGCGGTACCCGTACCCCCTGCGGGCAGCCGCCAAGTCTCATTGTTACGACGTGATCGAGACGTCACTTTTCCCTGCTTGGCCCCCCTCGTGGGGGCATTTTTTGGCGTGGACCACGTTTGGGGGTGAGCCGCACGCCGTGTCGCCGGCGCTATGCCCCGGTGCGGCGGCCGGCTGGCGGGGAGGGCAGATGCTCCACCCACTCCAGGGCGTCGGGCTTGTGGCGGTGGGTGAAGGTGCGGATCTCCATCGACTTGAACAGATGATTCTCCAGCCGCGTCAGGTGGCGCACCCAGTGCCTGTCGCTGAGCACCGCGGCGCGATAGTAGCGGTTGAGATCGCCGATCTGGGTCAGGCCGTAGCCGAGGTCGCGCAGGAAGGCGGTGAAGGTCATCCAGCGCATCTCGTCGATCTCGGCGTAGAGGCTGATACGGGGCTGGGTCTTCTTGGTCGCCTCGATGGCATCGATGGCCACCTGAAGGTCCGGCGCGGTGACGCGGCCGCTGACCTTCATCGCCACCACGTGATCGGCCCCCGAGGGCAGGAGTTCAAGCATGATCGGGCCTCCCTGGCTCTGGCTGGGATGGTCGTGTCTTACCCTGAGCATAGTCGCTGGCGAGGCGAAAGGCCGTGGCTCGGCGCCGAAAGGCAGCGAAGCCCGGCGTCGCGTGCGACGCCGGGCCCCGTTCCTGACGGCGGTGACGCGGCCTCAGTGCTGGGCCGGCAGCTCGTCCATCTCCCGTTCCAGGCGGCGGGCCACGTCGCCGGGCGAGCCGGTGCGCCGGGCCAGCAGGTCGTAGGCCACCGGTACCACGAACAGGGTGAAGAAGGTCGCCGCGGCCACGCCGGTGAAGATCACGGTGCCGATCACCAGACGGGTCTCGGCGCCGGCGCCGCTGGAGAGGATCAGCGGCACCGAGCCGGCGATGGTGGTGGCCGAGGTCATCACGATGGGGCGCAGCCGGGTCATGGCGGCGCGCAGCAGGGCCTCGCGGAAGGCCGTGCCCTGGTCGCGCAGCTGATTGGCGAACTCCACGATCAGGATACCGTTCTTGGCCGCCAGGCCCACCAGCATCACCAGTCCCACCTGGCTGTAGATGTTCAGCGACTGACCGGTGAGCCACAGCCCGAGCAGGGCGCCGCCGATGGCCAGTGGCACGGTGAGCATGATCACCAGCGGGTGGACGAAGCTCTCGAACTGGGCGGCCAGTACCAGGAACACCACCAGGGTGCCGAGCACCAGCAGGAAGGTGGTGGCGCCGCTGGACTCGCGATAGTCCCGTGCCTCGCCCTTGACGTCGGTCTGCACGCCAGGCGGCAGCACCTCGTCCACGGCATTTTCCAGGTAGGCCAATGCCTCGCCCATGGAATAGCCCTCGGCCAGGTCCGCCTGGACCGTGATCGCCCGTAGCCGGTTGTAGCGATTGAGCTGGCTGGGCCCGGCGTAGGTCTCGATCTCGACCAGGCTGGATAGCGGTATCAGCTCGCCGGTGCGCGCCGAGCGCACCCGCAGGCTTTCCAGGGCGCCCGGCGTCGGGGTGGCCCCGCGCTCGCTCTCGAGGATGACGTCGTACTCCTCGCCGCGGTCGGTGAAGCGGGTGACGGTCCGCCCGCCGAGCAGGGTCTCCAGGGTGCGGCCGATATCGCTGACGGTGACACCGAGGTCGGCCGCGCGGTTGTAATCGATGTTCACGCTGAGCTGAGGCTGGTTCTCCTCGTAGTCGCTCTCCAGGTTGAGCAGCCCCGGGTTGTCCTGGCGGATGTGATCCATCAGGGCGTCGCGCCAGGTCACCAGCTGCTCGTAGCTGCCGCCGCCGAGCACGAACTGCAGGCCCTGCTGGCTACCGCCACCGAACCCCTGGGGCATGATCGGGAACGCACGGATGCCGGGGAGCCCGGCCAGGTCCCGGCGTACCTCGTTCAGCACCGGGCCGGCCGGGCCGCGCTCGTCCCAGTCGGCGAGGCCGACGATGGCGAAACCGGAGTTGAAGTTCTCGGTGCGCCCGCGCCCGCGGGGCGACATGACCATCACGTCCTCGACCTCGCCGTCCTCGCGCAGCGGCAATAGCCGGGCCTCCACCTCGTCCATGTAGTCCTCCATGTACGAGAAGGTGGCGCCGGGCGGGCCATTGATCAGCACGAAGAAGCTGCCGCGGTCCTCCTGCGGGGTGTATTCCGCCGGCAGCTGGGGATAGAGCCAGGCGATGGCCGCGATCAGTCCCACGAAGCCTGCCACCACCAGCCAGCGCAGCCTGAGCACCGCCTCCAGGCAGCGTCGGTAGACCTCCTGGGCCCAGTTCAGCCCGCCGTCGACCCAGTGGGCGAGGCGGCCCTCGTACAGGCTCGGCGAGAGGATCTTGGAGGCCATCATCGGGCTCAGCGTCAGGGCCAGCAGCGACGAGATGGCCACCGCCGCCGAGAGCGTCAGCGCGAACTCGGTGAACAGCTTGCCGACGTCGCCCTGAATGAAGCTCAGCGGCACGAACACCGCGATCAGCACCAGGCTGGTGGCGATCACCGCAAAGGCCAGCTGGCGCGCGCCGCGGTAGGCGGCGACCAGCGGCGTCTCGCCGTAGAGATGCATGCGCCGGTGGATGTTCTCGAGTACCACGATGGCGTCGTCCACCACCAGGCCGATGGCCAGCACCAGGGCCAGCAGGGTCAGCAGGTTGATGGTGAAGCCCATGGCCGCCAGGGCGGCGAAGGTGCCGATCAGCGTCACCGGCACCGTGACCGCCGGCACCAGGGTGGTGCGCAGGTTGCCGAGGAAGACGAAGATCACCACCACCACCAGGCCGATGGCGATCAGCAGCGTGCTGACCACCTCGCGGATGGCGCCGGAGACGAAGGTGGAGGCGTCGTAGTTGACCGCCAGGCTCATGCCGTCGGGCAGCCGCGGCCCGACCCGCTCGACCTCGGCGCGCACCGCGTCGGAGAGCGCCATCACGTTGGCGGTGGACTGCTTGATCATGCCCAGGCCGACCACCGTCTGGCCGTTGCCGCGGAACAGCGAGCGCTCCTCGACGGTGCCTAGCTCCACCCGTGCGACGTCGGCCAGGCGCACCAGATAGCCGCCTTCGCCGCGGTCGAGCACCAGCTCGCGGAAGTCCTCGGGGCTGGCGAAGCTGCGCGGCAGACGCACGATGAACTGGCGGTCGGCAGATTCCACGGCGCCGCCGGGCAGCTCGACGTTTTCCTCGCGCAGGGCGCTCTCGACGTCGCTGACCGCCAGCCCGCGGGCGGCGAGGGCGTCGTTGTCCAGCCACACGCGCATGGCGTATTCGCGGCCGCCGCCGACGTACACCCCGGAGACGCCTTCCTGCACCGAGAAGCCGTCGACCAGATAGCGCTCGGCGTAGTCGGTCAACTCGGCGGTGGTGTAGCCCTCGCCGGAGAGCATCAGCCACATCACCATCTCGGAGCTGGT
It includes:
- a CDS encoding efflux RND transporter permease subunit, with the protein product MRLSDISVQRPVLAIVMAALIVAFGLLALTRLPLQEYPTIDPPIVSISTSYPGANAEVVETRITQVLEERVAGIAGIEVISSTSSDGNSSITIEFGLNTDVDAAANDVRDRISGAADNLPEEADPPEVRKEDTSSEMVMWLMLSGEGYTTAELTDYAERYLVDGFSVQEGVSGVYVGGGREYAMRVWLDNDALAARGLAVSDVESALREENVELPGGAVESADRQFIVRLPRSFASPEDFRELVLDRGEGGYLVRLADVARVELGTVEERSLFRGNGQTVVGLGMIKQSTANVMALSDAVRAEVERVGPRLPDGMSLAVNYDASTFVSGAIREVVSTLLIAIGLVVVVIFVFLGNLRTTLVPAVTVPVTLIGTFAALAAMGFTINLLTLLALVLAIGLVVDDAIVVLENIHRRMHLYGETPLVAAYRGARQLAFAVIATSLVLIAVFVPLSFIQGDVGKLFTEFALTLSAAVAISSLLALTLSPMMASKILSPSLYEGRLAHWVDGGLNWAQEVYRRCLEAVLRLRWLVVAGFVGLIAAIAWLYPQLPAEYTPQEDRGSFFVLINGPPGATFSYMEDYMDEVEARLLPLREDGEVEDVMVMSPRGRGRTENFNSGFAIVGLADWDERGPAGPVLNEVRRDLAGLPGIRAFPIMPQGFGGGSQQGLQFVLGGGSYEQLVTWRDALMDHIRQDNPGLLNLESDYEENQPQLSVNIDYNRAADLGVTVSDIGRTLETLLGGRTVTRFTDRGEEYDVILESERGATPTPGALESLRVRSARTGELIPLSSLVEIETYAGPSQLNRYNRLRAITVQADLAEGYSMGEALAYLENAVDEVLPPGVQTDVKGEARDYRESSGATTFLLVLGTLVVFLVLAAQFESFVHPLVIMLTVPLAIGGALLGLWLTGQSLNIYSQVGLVMLVGLAAKNGILIVEFANQLRDQGTAFREALLRAAMTRLRPIVMTSATTIAGSVPLILSSGAGAETRLVIGTVIFTGVAAATFFTLFVVPVAYDLLARRTGSPGDVARRLEREMDELPAQH